One window from the genome of Enterococcus haemoperoxidus ATCC BAA-382 encodes:
- the purQ gene encoding phosphoribosylformylglycinamidine synthase subunit PurQ yields the protein MKFAVIVFPGSNCDMDLLWAVKDILGEEAEYVRHDADSLVGFDGVLIPGGFSYGDYLRCGAIARFSKVIQEVIRFADEGKPVFGTCNGFQILTEVGLLPGALLRNDSLHFVCRTVRLNVANNQTKFTSEYQKNEIIQLPVAHGEGKYYCDEVTLKQLKANQQIVFTYADENPNGSLENIAGIINEKGNVLGMMPHPERAVESLLGSNDGLIFFKSIIKNYGKVRANG from the coding sequence ATGAAATTTGCAGTGATTGTTTTTCCAGGATCAAATTGTGATATGGATCTACTCTGGGCAGTCAAAGATATTTTAGGTGAAGAAGCTGAATACGTAAGACATGATGCAGATAGTTTAGTTGGATTTGACGGGGTATTAATTCCAGGGGGATTTTCATATGGAGATTATCTTAGATGTGGTGCAATTGCTCGTTTTTCAAAAGTGATTCAAGAAGTGATTCGTTTTGCTGATGAGGGGAAACCTGTATTTGGCACGTGTAATGGTTTTCAAATATTAACAGAAGTAGGTCTTTTACCTGGTGCTTTACTTCGAAATGATTCCCTTCATTTCGTTTGCAGAACAGTTCGTTTAAATGTAGCAAATAATCAGACCAAATTCACCTCAGAATATCAAAAAAACGAAATTATTCAGCTACCAGTAGCCCATGGGGAAGGGAAATATTATTGTGATGAGGTCACTTTGAAACAGTTGAAGGCAAATCAGCAAATTGTTTTTACTTATGCTGATGAAAATCCCAATGGTAGTTTGGAAAATATCGCGGGAATCATCAACGAAAAAGGCAATGTTTTAGGAATGATGCCTCATCCAGAACGTGCAGTTGAAAGTTTACTTGGTTCTAATGATGGGTTGATTTTTTTCAAATCTATCATTAAAAATTATGGAAAGGTTAGGGCAAATGGATGA
- the purC gene encoding phosphoribosylaminoimidazolesuccinocarboxamide synthase, whose protein sequence is MRDNTLLYEGKAKKLYTTDDPKILRVVYLDQATALNGIRKDIVQGKAVLNNQITSLIFEHFKQNGVKNHFIEKISKHEQLVEALKMIPLEVVVRNVSAGSFAKRLAIPEGQLLEFPVLEFYYKDDNLDDPIINDDHVKILKIATEKEIDTIKEEAYKINQVLIELFKKVSIRLIDFKIEFGKNNDRTILLADEITPDTCRLWDEKTNDHLDKDVYRRNLGELIPVYQEVLDRLKQVPH, encoded by the coding sequence GTGAGAGATAATACACTATTATATGAGGGAAAAGCTAAAAAATTATACACGACAGATGATCCGAAGATATTAAGAGTAGTATATTTAGATCAAGCAACTGCATTAAACGGCATTCGTAAAGATATTGTACAAGGGAAAGCAGTCTTAAATAATCAAATCACATCACTAATTTTTGAGCATTTTAAGCAAAATGGGGTGAAAAATCATTTTATTGAAAAAATATCGAAACACGAACAATTGGTAGAGGCGCTGAAGATGATTCCACTTGAAGTTGTCGTTAGAAATGTTTCTGCTGGCAGTTTTGCCAAACGCCTAGCTATCCCAGAAGGACAATTGCTCGAATTTCCTGTTTTAGAATTTTACTACAAAGATGATAACCTTGACGATCCAATCATCAATGATGACCATGTTAAAATTTTAAAAATTGCAACTGAGAAAGAAATAGACACGATAAAAGAGGAAGCCTATAAGATCAATCAAGTGTTGATTGAGTTATTTAAGAAAGTTAGCATCCGCCTGATTGACTTTAAAATTGAGTTTGGTAAAAACAATGACAGAACAATATTATTAGCAGATGAAATTACGCCAGATACTTGCCGTCTATGGGATGAAAAGACAAATGATCATTTAGATAAAGATGTTTATCGCAGAAATTTGGGAGAGCTTATTCCAGTTTATCAAGAAGTTTTAGACCGCTTAAAGCAAGTACCCCATTAA
- the purS gene encoding phosphoribosylformylglycinamidine synthase subunit PurS: MYDVKVYVTYKDSVLDPQGEAVKGAVHRLGVREIEEIRIGKYFEIKVRKTNRPIEIVIEEICDKLLANVNMETYRYEIREEV; this comes from the coding sequence ATGTATGATGTAAAAGTGTATGTTACCTATAAAGATTCTGTCTTAGATCCTCAAGGGGAAGCAGTTAAAGGAGCCGTTCATCGTCTAGGAGTTAGGGAAATTGAAGAGATTCGTATTGGAAAGTATTTTGAAATAAAAGTTAGAAAAACAAACAGACCAATTGAAATTGTAATCGAAGAAATCTGTGATAAATTGCTTGCCAATGTGAACATGGAAACCTATCGATATGAGATTAGAGAGGAAGTTTAA
- the purB gene encoding adenylosuccinate lyase, which translates to MIDRYTRPEMGAIWTDENRYNAWLEVEILADEAWAELGDIPKEDVQKIRENASFDVARILEIEAETRHDVVAFTRAVSETLGEERKWVHYGLTSTDVVDTAYGYLLKQANDILREDLKKFTAIIREKAKEHQHTVMMGRTHGVHAEPTTFGLKLALWYSEMKRNVERFEHAAKGVEAGKISGAVGTFANISPFVEEYVCEHLGIRAQEISTQVLPRDLHAEYLSAMALIATSIEKFATEIRGLQKSETREVEEFFSKGQKGSSAMPHKRNPIGSENMTGLARVIRGHMVTAYENVTLWHERDISHSSAERIIIPDTTILLDYMLNRFANIVKNLTVFPENMKRNMDATYGLIYSQRVLLKLIDHGMTREAAYDLIQPKTAFAWDHQTAFRPLLEADEKITSILSTEELDDAFDYNYHLKNVDIIFERVGLA; encoded by the coding sequence ATGATCGATCGTTATACACGACCTGAAATGGGCGCTATTTGGACAGATGAAAACCGCTACAACGCTTGGTTAGAAGTTGAGATCTTAGCAGACGAAGCATGGGCTGAATTAGGTGATATCCCGAAAGAAGATGTACAAAAAATTCGCGAAAATGCGTCGTTTGATGTAGCGCGGATATTAGAAATCGAAGCAGAAACAAGACACGACGTAGTTGCGTTTACTCGTGCTGTATCAGAAACGTTAGGTGAAGAGCGTAAATGGGTTCATTATGGTTTGACTAGCACAGATGTTGTTGATACAGCCTATGGCTACTTACTGAAACAAGCAAATGATATTTTACGAGAAGATCTAAAGAAGTTTACTGCAATCATTCGTGAAAAAGCGAAAGAACATCAACATACAGTAATGATGGGGCGTACCCATGGTGTACATGCTGAACCAACAACGTTTGGGTTGAAATTGGCATTATGGTATTCTGAAATGAAACGTAATGTTGAACGTTTTGAGCATGCGGCGAAAGGTGTAGAAGCTGGGAAAATCAGTGGAGCTGTGGGAACATTTGCGAATATCTCACCTTTTGTTGAAGAATATGTTTGTGAGCATTTAGGGATTCGAGCACAAGAAATTTCTACCCAAGTGTTGCCTCGTGATTTACACGCAGAATACTTATCAGCAATGGCTTTGATTGCAACTAGTATTGAGAAATTTGCGACAGAAATTCGTGGCTTGCAAAAGTCAGAAACTAGAGAAGTAGAAGAATTCTTTTCAAAGGGTCAAAAAGGTTCGTCTGCGATGCCGCATAAACGTAATCCAATTGGTTCTGAAAATATGACGGGGCTTGCTCGTGTGATACGTGGTCATATGGTGACAGCCTACGAAAATGTCACATTGTGGCATGAGCGTGACATTTCACATTCATCAGCGGAACGAATTATTATTCCAGACACAACTATTTTACTTGATTATATGCTGAATCGTTTTGCTAATATCGTAAAAAATTTAACGGTATTTCCTGAAAATATGAAGCGAAATATGGATGCAACTTACGGCTTGATTTATAGTCAACGTGTCTTGTTAAAGTTGATCGACCATGGTATGACCAGAGAAGCTGCGTACGATTTGATACAGCCGAAAACAGCTTTTGCTTGGGATCATCAAACAGCGTTCAGACCATTACTTGAGGCTGATGAAAAAATCACCTCGATTTTATCGACAGAAGAATTAGACGATGCGTTTGATTATAATTATCATTTGAAAAATGTTGATATTATTTTTGAACGTGTGGGCTTAGCCTGA